AACAGGAATTGATTGCTGCATCGCCAGGGTTAGACGGTATTTTTGGTAAAGCCGTTGCCATCACCGGTGACCAACTGCTTATTGGCGCACCCGAAGAAGATGTAGACGGTATTGAGAATGCTGGTGCGGCATATGTTTTTCAGTTTGATGGCACTACCTGGACACAGCAAGCAAAACTGGGTGCATTAAATGCGGAAGCTGGAGATGCTTTTGGGTTTTCTGTGGCGATTGATGGTACATATGCCATTGCTGGGGCACGCTGGGACCTGAACAACCAGGGCAGAAAGTCTGGTGCCGCCTACGTTTTTGTGGAGCGGAATGGGGCCTGGGAATCCGAAGCACGCCTGCTGGCTGGTGATGGCGATGTGGGCGACCAGTTTGGCAATGCCGTTGCCGTTAGCAATGAGCAAGTTATGGTTGGTGCACGCTGGGATGACAATGAGGTTGGCCAGGATGCCGGCGCAGCATACATTTTCCCGATTGGCGGATCGGGTGTGCCCTCGCTGTTGAGCAGCAGATCGCAGATCGATTTTTCGGCCCTGTCGGTTGGAGAAAGTGAGGCAGTTTCTTTTACAATCACCAATATCGGTACCGCCGATCTCAACGTACTCGGGATGGCAGTAGAGGGCGCGGGTGCCAGCAACTTTACGGTCACCCAGGGAAGCAATAGCGTATTGCTCGCCCCACTGGCGAGTATTACAACAACGCTCTCCTTTTCTCCCGTGAGCCCGGGAGACAAAATGGCAACACTACGTATCGAAAGTAACAGCCCCTCGAGTCCACACGAAGTTGCGCTGACGGGTAGTGGTACGGACGGACTACAGCCGGGGATTGCCAAGGTGATTGCTTTCCGTGGGGATGTGGAGTCTTATTTTGGCAGTACCGTATCTGTTCTGGGAGATTATGCCATTGTTGGCGCGGAAGGCCAGCGTGACACAGAGCCGGGGGCAGCTTACATCTACAAAAGATCAGGTGATACCTGGGTGCAAGAGCTGAGGATTTCATCACTCGATGGGGAGGCGGGCGACCGGTTTGGCAGTGCGGTGGATATCAGCAGCACCCACGCCATTGTAGGGGCCTGGAGCGATGATAACGAAGCCGGCGCAGCATACATTTTTGTAAAAAGCGGGTCGGCCTGGATTCAACAGGCCAAGCTTATCGCCACGGATCGGGAAGCCGGAGACCGTTTTGGACAATCTGTTTCCATCGAAGGTACGCATGCCGTGGTAGGGGCCTGGCAAGATGATAACATTCGAGGTTCAGGTGCCGGGGCAGCCTACATTTATAATTTGGAGGGGGGCACCTGGCAACAGCAATTCAAGCTCACCGCATCAGACGGACAGCAGGGCGACCGGTTTGGTAGCGCCGTTGCGGTGCAGGGTACGGATGTATTAATTGGTGCCGCCAATGGGGGATTCTTTGGTGAAGGTACCGCCTATGTGTATAGCCAGAATGGCTCCATTTGGCAGGAAAGCGGCCGGCTCTCAGCCTCTCAGGCCGGCTTGAGCGATGGCTTTGGAACCACCGTTGCGATTGAGGGCGATATTGCCGTGGTTGGCGCACCAATACATGACAACCAGTCTTCGATTGATGAAGGCGCTGTTTATGTCTTTGAAAAAGTTGGCACTGACTGGGTGGAGCGCGTCAAGCTGGCTGCGTCAGATGGGGCAAGCGGGTATGAGTTTGGTCGGGCGGTAGACATTGCCGGAGGCGAAATTGCAGTTGGTGCTGCGGGCGCTAACAACCAGCAAGGGGCAATGTACCTGTTTTCTCGTTCAGGAGACACCTGGTTTCAGACCAACATTGTCACAGCATCTGATGGAGACGCCGGCGATAAATTTGGGACAGCGCTGGCGTTTACCGGATTTGACATCATTACGGGCGCACCGGAAGACAACAACGTAAATGGTGTCCGCGCCGGCGTAGTATACATTTATTTGCGTGAAGGCGCCGGTTGGGAAGAACGGGCCCGCTTGCTGGCCTCGAGCCGGCTGGTGCAGCCTGCATTTGGTGCAGCCGTGGCTATTGATGGAGATTATGCCGTGGTTGGTGCAAAGGGAGATACCGGGGCACCTGGTGCTGCGTATGTGTATTTCCGGGAAGGAGAGAACTGGACGCAGCAAACAGAATTGTCAGCGTCAGATAGCCAGCCCGGCGACCAGTTTGGGGTTAGCGTTGCTATTTCTGGTGCCTACATCGTTGTAGGGGCGTCTGGGGATGACAACGAACGGGGGACCGATGCCGGCGCAGCGTATGTCTTTTTGAAAGGTAGCGAAACGTGGAGTGAGCAGGCGCGCCTCATTGCTGGTGATGGGGAAGGGGGAGATGCATTTGGTGGACAGGTCGCTATTGACGGTGACTTGATCGGTGTTGGTGCACCGCTTGACAACAATGTTCGTGGCGAAGATGCCGGCGGGGTTTATGTATTTCAGCGTTCGGGAGCCGCATGGTTGCAGCAGGCCAAGGTAACAGCATCAGATGGTATTGCCGGCGACTTTTTCGGTGTCGGTCTAGATCTGCAGCAAACTACGCTGGTCGCTGGTGCACCCAACGCAGGACTCTTCCAGAGTGGGGCAGTGTATGTGTATGAGCAAAATGGTGCAGCGTGGAACCAGGCTGCACGGTTGTCTGCTTCAAACGCTGAATCGGGGCAAGCGCTTGGAAGTGCTGTCGCGGTTGATGAAAACTACATTATAGTTGGTTCTGAGCAGCGAAAGGGAGACCGCGGCGCTGCTTACATATACCGCCGCACAGCAGGCGTGTGGGCTGAAACAGAAGAACTGACCATCGAACTCGCTGAAAGTGTGCCGGGAGATGGACTTGGCGGTGCAGTTGCCATCAGCGGCGTGTATGTACTGGTAGGTGGTCAGGGATTTGACAATGGGCGTGGTGCCGCATATTTGTTTGAACGTAGCGGCAGCAACTGGCTGCTTCAAACGCGCATCGACCCACAAGATGAAGGGGGAGATGATGCATTCGGGCTTGCCGTGGCATTGCAGGGCGGGCACGCAGTGGTTGGTGCGCAGAATGACAACAACGGGAATGGTATTGCAGCCGGCTCCGCGTATTTATTATCGCTTACCGGCCAGGTGTCGATTGTGGCAACGGAAGATGTGTTCATGGTTGATGATGCCGTTGTGCTGTACCCCAATTACCCGAATCCATTTGTCTCACAGACAACCATCCCATACGAGGTGACACAAGCCCAGCACATTTTGCTTGAGGTCTATGATATGTTGGGCCGGCACGTTGCCACACTGGTTGATGAACAGCAAGCGCCGGGTGCCTACGCGGTAGCGTTGCAGTCCCTCTCGCTGGCAAGTGGCGTGTATTTTTGCCGGCTCAAGGGTGATGCCGGCGTATCTGCTGTGCAGAAGCTGGTCCGCATAGGTGCTGACCGGTAACCTATCCATACCATGTCTGATTCCCTGATCAAGCTGCCTTTCAGGCATTCAAAAGGACGCGATGGAGGCATCGAAGTGCTTACATTTGCCGACCTCTATCGGCGGCAAGCAAACCTGAACCATCAGATCACCGCACCACACAGCATTGGTTTCTACATGTTACTCTACGTAGACGCCGGCCATGGGACACATACGGTTGACTTCCACAAGTTTGATGTTGCACCACACACATTGGCGGTGATCAGCAAAAATCAGATCCAGCAGTTTGACCCGGCCCTGGCGCTTAACGGGTATATCATTCTGATTACCGAAGACTTTATCCACCGTGCGTTGTTTGATCTGGCGGGTTCTGTGAGCCGTCTTCTTTTTGAGCCCGTTACCACGCAAGCCTACTTTTTGCGCAATGCGAAGACCATGTTACCACACATCGAGCGTCTGACCGATGAATATACACAAGGTATAGACTCTCCCGAGCAAACCCCCATTATGTTGCGCGAACTGGGGCTGATTTTGCTCAAAGCAGAGCGGCTGCGCCGGGCACAGTTGAGTTCTTCCTTGCAACAGGCTGAAGCCTCGCCGCGATTGATCGCTTTCCGTGATTTACTACAACAGCATTTTGTAAGACACTGGACTGCCCAGATGTATGCTGATGCCCTCGGTTTCTCAAAAAAGACGCTCGGCAACCTCACCCGAAAACACCTCCACCGCTCACCTAAAGAAGTCATCGACCAGCGGTTACTGCTGGAGATCAAGCGTATGCTGGTCCACACCGATCTCTCCATCAAAGAAATTGCCTATCAGCTTGGCTTTGAAGACCCATCTAACCTGAACAAGTTTTTCAAGCGCGTTGATGGTACAACACCTTCGTTCTTCAGAAGAAAGGGGGCACCCCGCCATCCCTGAATGAAGTTCTGTCTATATATCACAAATAAGAGGGCTGTCATCCTGATTCAGGATCCAGTCATCTTTAAAAGGGCTAATTTCCCCAATCATTCTCTGGATACCGGATCAAGCCCGGCATGATGTGGAGGGAAAAACGGGCACAGTGTCCCTTTCGGACGGATGATGTTAATTGTGATATAGAGACAGTATCAAGTTGGGTATGACGGTTAAGGGATCGTGTTTGGTTGTTTGCCAGGCCTAAAAGTGCATGTGGCGCATTATTCGCAAGACGCTATGGGTTAAAGTGATAACAAAAGTCGATTTTCCCATTTCTACTGTTTTTGATTCGATCTTATCTTTCTCTTTGTGGGCCAGGTTGTGAAATTTATAGCTGTTCTAATCGCAATAAAAGTACATAATAATGCGTGTACCACACCTGATGCTGCTCCTGGTATTCTGCCTTGCTGGATGCCAGAGCATGTCTAAAGAAACTCCCATAGATACCATGACAAACAAAGATAAAGCAGTTGCGCTGCTGGAGAGCCTGGAAACAGGTGCGCAAGAACCTGCCGGCTACATCAACCCCACGACGTACATCCAGCACAACCTCGCCGTTGCAGATGGACTGGAAGGCTTCGGTGCCGTCCTGCAAAACCAACCGCCAGGAGGATTCAAAGCAAAAGTCGTTCGTGCTTTCGAAGACGGTGATTTTGTCTTCACTCACACCGAGTATGATTTCTTTGGTCCGAAGGTAGGGTTTGACGTGTTCAGATTTGAAGACGGTCTGATTGTAGAGCATTGGGATAACCTGCAGGAAACAGCAACTGAGACGGTTTCAGGAAGAAGCCAGACCGATGGACCTGTTGCCATTGAAGACGTAGATAAAACAGCTGCAAACAAAGCACGCATCAAAGGCTTTATGGCGGATGTGTTGATGGGCGCTGCTCCGGAAAAAATCACGGAATACGTGTCTACCGAAACGTATTACCAGCACAACCCGGCTGTGGGTGATGGTCTGGCAGCATTGGGGGAAGCTTTGGAAGCTATGGCAAAAGCCGGCACCCCAATGGTTTATACAAAGAATCACTTTATCCTTGGAGAAGGCAACTTTGTGCTTACCGGCTCGGAAGGCTCGTTTCTCGGCAAAGAGGTTGCATTCTACGACCTGTTTCGCCTCGCAGACGGTTTAATTGTTGAGCACTGGGATACCGTGGAAGAAATCCCGCCGCGCGATCAGTGGAAAAATGACAACGGTAAATTTTAAGTACGGCAAATGCTAACCGCTGAATTGATATAGCTTAAAAAGCGGCATCCCTTCGACAGGGATGCCGCTTTTGGGTGTTATCGTATTTTCGTACGATCGGTTAGGAGCCTGCTGTCAGAAAGTCTCTTTCAATGCGCTACAGCATCCGTTGCCAGCTACTGATTTTGAAGCCGGCGCAGCGCAGCCTCGCTGCCTTCACTTTGAGGGTTGAGCGTTAATGCGCGTTTGTACGCCGTGATCGCTTCTGGCAACCGACCTGCGAGCGCGAGTGCTTCGCCCAGGCTATCATGCACATTCCACGAGGTAGGAAACTGCTCGACGTTGAATTGAAAAAAAAGCAGCGCTAACGGCAGGTTGTCGTTTTGCAGGTAGTGGTAACCGATGGCATTGATACTGCCTTCGTGGTGCAAGCCGCCCTCAACAGCAGCAAGCAAGCCGGTATCCAAAGCCCCTTTTGCTGCAGTGAGACTGTCCGCCTGAACCATTGCGTAGGCCGTTTCTATACCTTCCCGCAACGACGTAAGTGCCGGCACGCGCTCAACGGTTGCGGGGCCATCGCTGGTCATGAAAAACGATACCTGTCCTTCAGCGTCTCGCCCAAAAAAGACTTCCTGTTTGCGGTCTTGCCGTATAAACACATCTTCGTCTGCAGAGGGTAAAAAGATCTCCTCATCGATTTCCAGGCCTTCTTCAGCCAAGGTAACGACCCGGTTGTAATGCAGCATCCATGCACCTCTTGCCAATTCGGCTTGCGAACAGGATTGGCAGAAGGTCCCCGCAGCGTAATCACCCACATAAGCTTCCAGATTGCGATTGCCCAAAGGGACGGGGGCTGAAATCGGATAGGTTGGTGATTCTGGATACAGGGCTTTGAGCACAGCCTGGCTGATGCGTGAGCCGAGGTTCACGGGGCCACCGCCGGCTTCGAAGTTGCGGTTGGTGACCATAAAGACGGCTACTTTTTTGTCAACAAAGATGTCCATCAGCGTCCAGAAGCCCAGCATGCTTCCTCCGTGACCAACCGAGCGGACTGCGGGACCATCGGGTGGATCTACGCTTGGCGATTCCCACAGGTTGTGGGTGACGCCAGTGAAGCGAGGATGAGGCTTGTACTGTGGGGAAAGGATTGCATCAGCCATCGCTTTACTGAAGACCCGGCCATGCGAATTGACACCATCACCGGTGAGGGCTTCGAGGAGCAACGCCATATCGGCGGGCGTAGCGTCGATAGAGGAGGCGGGTGTGGTTACATAAACCTCGTACGGTTGTGCCACGTAGGCGCTGTCAATCCAACCGTAGCCGAGCGCTACGTCTGGCAGGTGCGCTTTGTCTGCTTCGACAAAACTGTTTTCCATACCGGCCGGCGCAAACAGCTCCTGGTGCATGGCATCCGCGTAAGATTTGTTGGTAACCCGACCAAGTATTTCTCCAGCAAGGGTGATCCCATAGGTGTCATACCGAAAGATCTGCCCCGGCGGCGTAATCCTGCGCAGGTTGTTCTCCAGAAAAGTGCTGAGGCTGGGGCGCATGGCTTTACGGTTATCGAGCGATTGATCAAGGGACCAGATATGCCGGTCGAGGCCAGGCTGGTCAAAGCCACCGGTATGCGTAAGCAAATTCCATATGGTCACAGGATCTGCGCCGCCATTCAGGTTCGGAATGCCATCGAAGTATTGCGCCACGTCGGCCTCATACGAAAGCCGTCCCGTATCAATCAGCCGTGAAACGCCAAAACCAGTGAGGGCTTTGGTGACGGAGCCGATGCGGAATAGTGTCTTTTCTGTATCTACAGGGCGGCCGGTAGATACATCCGCAACACCGTAGCCGCGTTTGATCACCGTTTTGCCTTCTTTTACTATAACTATGGCGACACCAGGCAAGTGGGTTGCTGTCATTTCCTCCGCTACAATCTGGTCTATGGTAGCTTCTAATTGTTCAGCTGAGAACGTGGTGTCTGGCACCGGCTCAGCTTGAGGCAAACCTGTGCAGGCTGCGAGGAGCAGCGCGAGTAATATCGATAAATAACGCATCATACAGAACGGGTTGTGCAATCCAGCGAGCAAGAAGGCGGGTACTGGTTGCTAATGAGGTAAATTGTGTTGCTCTTTCCCATTGACGAGGGGATGATGCGCTGGATGCACGCAATTTTGTGAACGGCTCAAGGGAGCTGTGAATAGCTCAGGAATAGGTTTATGCGTTGCCAAGCCGGCGCTTTACAGCCTCTACCCGGGTACGTCCGATGGGTAGTTTTTCGCCCGTTGTGAGTACGGCCGTGTACCTGCTGCCTTCGCGAACGCGTACCTGGGCGATGTTATCAAGCCTCACCAGGTAGGACCGGTGAATGCGCTCAAAGGATGCAGGCAATATCGAAAGCAGTTTTTCAAGTGATTTGCTATGGATGTGTACGGTGCCGTTGCGCAGGATCAGTTCTGCATAAGATCCTGCAGCTCTGACATAAGCAAGCTCTGCAACAGGGACCAGATCCACGCGGCCGGCCGATCGAACGGCAAGGGTTGCTGCTGGATGGCTGGCGCGAGCGCCATTGATGCGATCGAGGGTATTTCGGATACGCGCCGCGTTAAACGGCTTGCCTACAAAATCGAGCACACCTATCTCAAAAGCCTCAATGGCGCGTTCCGTGTGTGCAGATACAACCACCGTATGAAAAGCACCTGATACAGCGTTTTTTACCAGGTCAAACCCATCTTTGCCATTCAAATTCAAATCGAGGAAGACAACGTCTACCTTGTCCTCCGCAAGTGCGTGCTGCGCTGCTTCAAAGGTGGCATATCGGTCTATGTCTAGCCTGCCATCAGGTGCCTCCGCACGTAACAGTCGTTCGAGGCGTTGTGCAATGACTGGTTCATCTTCTACAATGAATATGCGCATAGGTAATGTGCTATGGAAAATTG
This genomic interval from Bacteroidota bacterium contains the following:
- a CDS encoding choice-of-anchor D domain-containing protein produces the protein MRIVPWCRIAALLCIGLTFPVAPLLAQVSVKLLASEGADFDYFGEAVDIDGDYAIVGSWLDDNARGRDAGAARIFHRVGAVWEEQALLLASDGETGDQFGIAVAINGDVAFVGAHRDDNVNGAFAGAVYIYERSGETWTQREKIVAGDGAFDDRFGGAVASSGDRLLVGAIGVNEGRGGAYVYHRAGGDWLFVNRVTIADGMPGDAFGGAVAIEAEAAIVGAATRDGGGITDAGAAYALAFNGVRWIQQQELIAASPGLDGIFGKAVAITGDQLLIGAPEEDVDGIENAGAAYVFQFDGTTWTQQAKLGALNAEAGDAFGFSVAIDGTYAIAGARWDLNNQGRKSGAAYVFVERNGAWESEARLLAGDGDVGDQFGNAVAVSNEQVMVGARWDDNEVGQDAGAAYIFPIGGSGVPSLLSSRSQIDFSALSVGESEAVSFTITNIGTADLNVLGMAVEGAGASNFTVTQGSNSVLLAPLASITTTLSFSPVSPGDKMATLRIESNSPSSPHEVALTGSGTDGLQPGIAKVIAFRGDVESYFGSTVSVLGDYAIVGAEGQRDTEPGAAYIYKRSGDTWVQELRISSLDGEAGDRFGSAVDISSTHAIVGAWSDDNEAGAAYIFVKSGSAWIQQAKLIATDREAGDRFGQSVSIEGTHAVVGAWQDDNIRGSGAGAAYIYNLEGGTWQQQFKLTASDGQQGDRFGSAVAVQGTDVLIGAANGGFFGEGTAYVYSQNGSIWQESGRLSASQAGLSDGFGTTVAIEGDIAVVGAPIHDNQSSIDEGAVYVFEKVGTDWVERVKLAASDGASGYEFGRAVDIAGGEIAVGAAGANNQQGAMYLFSRSGDTWFQTNIVTASDGDAGDKFGTALAFTGFDIITGAPEDNNVNGVRAGVVYIYLREGAGWEERARLLASSRLVQPAFGAAVAIDGDYAVVGAKGDTGAPGAAYVYFREGENWTQQTELSASDSQPGDQFGVSVAISGAYIVVGASGDDNERGTDAGAAYVFLKGSETWSEQARLIAGDGEGGDAFGGQVAIDGDLIGVGAPLDNNVRGEDAGGVYVFQRSGAAWLQQAKVTASDGIAGDFFGVGLDLQQTTLVAGAPNAGLFQSGAVYVYEQNGAAWNQAARLSASNAESGQALGSAVAVDENYIIVGSEQRKGDRGAAYIYRRTAGVWAETEELTIELAESVPGDGLGGAVAISGVYVLVGGQGFDNGRGAAYLFERSGSNWLLQTRIDPQDEGGDDAFGLAVALQGGHAVVGAQNDNNGNGIAAGSAYLLSLTGQVSIVATEDVFMVDDAVVLYPNYPNPFVSQTTIPYEVTQAQHILLEVYDMLGRHVATLVDEQQAPGAYAVALQSLSLASGVYFCRLKGDAGVSAVQKLVRIGADR
- a CDS encoding helix-turn-helix domain-containing protein, which translates into the protein MSDSLIKLPFRHSKGRDGGIEVLTFADLYRRQANLNHQITAPHSIGFYMLLYVDAGHGTHTVDFHKFDVAPHTLAVISKNQIQQFDPALALNGYIILITEDFIHRALFDLAGSVSRLLFEPVTTQAYFLRNAKTMLPHIERLTDEYTQGIDSPEQTPIMLRELGLILLKAERLRRAQLSSSLQQAEASPRLIAFRDLLQQHFVRHWTAQMYADALGFSKKTLGNLTRKHLHRSPKEVIDQRLLLEIKRMLVHTDLSIKEIAYQLGFEDPSNLNKFFKRVDGTTPSFFRRKGAPRHP
- a CDS encoding serine hydrolase, giving the protein MMRYLSILLALLLAACTGLPQAEPVPDTTFSAEQLEATIDQIVAEEMTATHLPGVAIVIVKEGKTVIKRGYGVADVSTGRPVDTEKTLFRIGSVTKALTGFGVSRLIDTGRLSYEADVAQYFDGIPNLNGGADPVTIWNLLTHTGGFDQPGLDRHIWSLDQSLDNRKAMRPSLSTFLENNLRRITPPGQIFRYDTYGITLAGEILGRVTNKSYADAMHQELFAPAGMENSFVEADKAHLPDVALGYGWIDSAYVAQPYEVYVTTPASSIDATPADMALLLEALTGDGVNSHGRVFSKAMADAILSPQYKPHPRFTGVTHNLWESPSVDPPDGPAVRSVGHGGSMLGFWTLMDIFVDKKVAVFMVTNRNFEAGGGPVNLGSRISQAVLKALYPESPTYPISAPVPLGNRNLEAYVGDYAAGTFCQSCSQAELARGAWMLHYNRVVTLAEEGLEIDEEIFLPSADEDVFIRQDRKQEVFFGRDAEGQVSFFMTSDGPATVERVPALTSLREGIETAYAMVQADSLTAAKGALDTGLLAAVEGGLHHEGSINAIGYHYLQNDNLPLALLFFQFNVEQFPTSWNVHDSLGEALALAGRLPEAITAYKRALTLNPQSEGSEAALRRLQNQ
- a CDS encoding LytTR family DNA-binding domain-containing protein; the encoded protein is MRIFIVEDEPVIAQRLERLLRAEAPDGRLDIDRYATFEAAQHALAEDKVDVVFLDLNLNGKDGFDLVKNAVSGAFHTVVVSAHTERAIEAFEIGVLDFVGKPFNAARIRNTLDRINGARASHPAATLAVRSAGRVDLVPVAELAYVRAAGSYAELILRNGTVHIHSKSLEKLLSILPASFERIHRSYLVRLDNIAQVRVREGSRYTAVLTTGEKLPIGRTRVEAVKRRLGNA